In Candidatus Aminicenantes bacterium, a genomic segment contains:
- the acpS gene encoding holo-ACP synthase, producing the protein MILGIGVDMIEVARIQKAIERNPRFSDKVFTPIEIAYSDGKKSRFMHLAARFAAKEAFIKAVGHRVSWTAVGIENLASGQPVLRVVDEACYGYTRALVTLSHIADYAVAVVVLEKE; encoded by the coding sequence ATGATCCTGGGTATCGGCGTCGACATGATCGAAGTGGCCCGCATCCAGAAGGCCATCGAGCGCAACCCGCGGTTCTCCGACAAGGTTTTCACGCCGATCGAGATCGCCTACAGCGACGGAAAGAAGAGCCGTTTCATGCACCTGGCGGCCCGCTTCGCGGCCAAGGAAGCGTTCATCAAGGCCGTCGGTCACCGCGTCTCCTGGACGGCGGTCGGCATCGAGAATCTCGCGTCGGGCCAGCCCGTGCTGCGCGTGGTCGACGAAGCATGCTATGGGTATACCCGCGCCTTGGTCACTTTGAGCCACATCGCCGACTACGCCGTGGCCGTCGTCGTCTTAGAAAAAGAATAG
- the uvrC gene encoding excinuclease ABC subunit UvrC — MIKLQEKIAGFPETPGIYFFKNAAGGVVYIGKARRLRDRVKSYFQPSDDPKVAAILSETMDVDYILTGSEREAAFLENNFIQQAQPKFNLRLKDDKSFPYLKLTVGEPFPGIYFCRKVVQDGSKTYGPFSPANEARKTILLLAKSFGLRTCEAPVFRGRKRPCLEYDLKLCAGPCVGLIGEAEYRARVRDAKLFLEGRTERLAKALRARMDKAAAEEDFEGAAHWRDVLKAVEQVRIKPAIISVRLEDQDIIGRAAGGGREALYVFVMRRGKVVRSHEIPKTSDPEQSPEASLADGMRGFYAGREVPPRILVPFPPADRAALAAELTPEGGREPEIDVPARGKNKALLEMALRNAERALAAADERLTPLFDLQKALGLPTLPSRIEGFDISNTQGLESVASMVSFESGRPWKDGYRKFKIKTVQGPNDVASLTEVLGRRYGRLLREKAALPDLVLVDGGKPQIRAAAKVLAWLGLGGLPLASLAKREEIVYTRSAREGIRLARTSPGLKLLQHVRDEAHRFAVAFHRKRRAARALKG, encoded by the coding sequence ATGATTAAGCTGCAGGAGAAGATCGCCGGCTTCCCGGAAACGCCCGGGATCTACTTCTTCAAGAACGCCGCCGGCGGGGTGGTCTACATCGGCAAGGCCCGCCGTCTGCGCGACCGCGTCAAATCCTACTTCCAGCCCTCGGACGACCCCAAGGTGGCCGCCATTCTGTCCGAGACCATGGACGTCGACTACATCCTAACCGGCTCCGAACGGGAAGCCGCCTTCCTGGAGAACAACTTCATCCAACAGGCGCAGCCGAAGTTCAACCTCCGGCTCAAGGACGACAAGAGCTTCCCCTATCTCAAGCTGACCGTAGGCGAGCCGTTCCCCGGGATCTATTTCTGCCGCAAGGTGGTCCAGGACGGGTCGAAGACATACGGGCCGTTCAGCCCGGCCAACGAGGCCCGCAAGACGATCCTCCTGCTGGCCAAGTCGTTCGGCTTGCGGACGTGCGAGGCGCCCGTCTTCCGCGGCCGCAAGCGGCCCTGTCTGGAATACGACCTCAAGCTCTGCGCCGGCCCTTGCGTCGGCCTGATCGGCGAGGCGGAGTACCGGGCCCGGGTGCGGGACGCCAAGCTGTTCCTGGAAGGGCGGACGGAGCGGCTGGCCAAAGCCCTGCGGGCCCGCATGGACAAGGCGGCGGCCGAAGAGGACTTCGAAGGCGCCGCCCACTGGCGCGACGTCCTCAAAGCGGTTGAGCAGGTCCGCATCAAACCGGCGATCATCTCGGTCCGTCTCGAGGACCAGGACATCATCGGCCGGGCCGCAGGCGGCGGGCGCGAGGCGCTCTACGTGTTCGTTATGCGGCGGGGCAAGGTCGTTCGATCGCACGAGATCCCGAAGACGTCCGATCCGGAGCAGAGCCCCGAAGCGAGCCTGGCCGACGGGATGCGCGGCTTCTATGCCGGCCGCGAAGTCCCGCCCCGAATCCTGGTCCCCTTCCCGCCGGCGGACCGGGCGGCCCTGGCGGCGGAGCTGACGCCGGAGGGCGGGCGGGAACCCGAGATCGACGTCCCGGCGCGCGGCAAGAACAAAGCGCTCCTCGAGATGGCCTTGCGCAACGCCGAGCGGGCGCTGGCGGCCGCGGACGAACGGTTGACACCGCTCTTCGATCTTCAGAAAGCCCTCGGCCTTCCGACCCTGCCGTCCCGCATCGAGGGCTTCGACATCTCCAATACCCAGGGACTCGAGTCCGTCGCGTCCATGGTCTCGTTCGAGAGCGGGCGCCCCTGGAAGGACGGCTATCGCAAGTTCAAGATCAAGACCGTGCAGGGGCCGAACGACGTGGCCAGCCTGACCGAAGTGCTGGGCCGCCGCTACGGACGCCTTCTGCGCGAGAAGGCCGCTCTCCCCGATCTGGTGCTGGTCGACGGCGGGAAGCCGCAGATACGCGCCGCCGCCAAGGTCCTGGCCTGGCTCGGGCTCGGCGGGTTGCCGCTGGCTTCGCTGGCCAAGCGGGAGGAGATCGTCTACACTCGGTCCGCGCGGGAGGGCATCCGGCTGGCGCGGACATCCCCGGGCCTCAAGCTGCTGCAGCATGTGCGCGACGAGGCCCACCGCTTCGCCGTCGCTTTCCACCGCAAGCGGCGGGCCGCTCGCGCCCTGAAAGGATGA
- the uvrB gene encoding excinuclease ABC subunit UvrB — translation MKRFDPPRTSRPFELVSDFQPMGDQTLAIEALSEGLARTLPHQVLMGVTGSGKTFTMANVIARSNRPVLVISHNKTLAAQLYGEFKRFFPRNAVHYFVSYYDYYQPEAYIPASNIYIAKEATINDEIDRMRLAASNALFSRRDVIIVASVSCIYGIGAPETYYDMSFRLTVGEIVPRREIVRRLVGVQYERQETDLKRGGFRVRGDAVEIYPAYEESAYRLELDGDAIARIDRIDPLLGTALEALAEVVVHPRTFFSTPRPILDEAVAGIEKELAIRIAYFRDKGLVQEAERIEERTLFDLEMLREFGHCPGIENYSLYLSRRKPGEPPYTLLDYFPTGFLTIIDESHVTVPQIGGMYHGDRSRKQTLIDHGFRLPSALDNRPLMFEEFEDRVDAVIYVSATPARHEIQRAGNRVVEQITRPTGLIDPQIEIRPVAGQVEDLRREIEARAVRGERTLITTLTKKMAEDLTRYLHEQGLRVRYLHSDIETLERVKILRELRRGGFDALVGINLLREGLDLPEVSLVAILDADKEGFLRSSTALIQTFGRAARNINGRAILYAAQITDSMKAAITETDRRRSLQEAYNLKHGITPQSIRKSIDEILSSVYERDYIDYTKIAEDKDAYMSPLKRQKRIEELDKQMRAAAKALEFEKAARLRDEITKLRKYDLELLND, via the coding sequence ATGAAGAGATTCGATCCTCCCCGGACGTCCCGCCCGTTCGAACTCGTCTCGGACTTCCAGCCCATGGGCGACCAGACGCTGGCCATCGAGGCCTTGTCCGAAGGACTGGCCCGCACTCTCCCCCACCAGGTTCTGATGGGGGTCACCGGCTCGGGCAAGACCTTCACCATGGCCAACGTCATCGCCCGGTCCAACCGGCCGGTGCTGGTCATCTCGCACAACAAGACCCTGGCGGCCCAGCTTTACGGCGAGTTTAAGCGATTCTTCCCCCGCAACGCAGTCCACTACTTCGTCAGCTATTACGATTACTACCAGCCCGAAGCCTACATCCCGGCTTCCAACATCTACATCGCCAAGGAAGCCACGATCAACGACGAGATTGACCGCATGCGGCTGGCCGCCAGCAACGCCCTGTTCTCGCGGCGGGACGTCATAATCGTGGCCTCGGTCTCCTGCATCTACGGCATCGGCGCCCCCGAGACCTATTACGACATGAGCTTCCGGCTCACGGTCGGGGAGATCGTGCCGAGGCGGGAAATCGTCCGCCGCCTGGTCGGCGTCCAGTACGAACGGCAGGAGACCGACCTAAAAAGGGGCGGCTTCCGGGTCCGCGGCGACGCGGTCGAGATCTACCCGGCCTATGAGGAGTCGGCCTACCGGCTGGAGCTCGACGGCGACGCCATCGCCCGCATCGACCGGATCGATCCCTTGCTCGGAACCGCGCTCGAAGCCCTGGCCGAAGTCGTCGTCCATCCCCGGACCTTTTTCTCGACGCCGCGGCCGATCCTGGACGAGGCTGTGGCCGGCATCGAAAAGGAGCTGGCCATCCGCATCGCCTACTTCCGGGATAAAGGCTTGGTCCAGGAGGCGGAACGGATCGAGGAGCGGACCCTTTTCGATCTGGAGATGCTGCGCGAGTTTGGGCACTGCCCGGGCATCGAGAATTATTCGCTTTACCTCAGCCGGCGCAAGCCGGGCGAGCCGCCCTACACCTTGCTCGACTATTTCCCGACTGGCTTCCTGACCATCATCGACGAGTCGCACGTCACGGTGCCCCAGATCGGCGGCATGTATCACGGCGACCGCTCCCGCAAACAGACCCTGATCGATCACGGCTTCCGCCTGCCCTCGGCCCTGGACAACCGGCCGCTGATGTTCGAGGAGTTCGAGGACCGGGTCGACGCCGTGATCTACGTCTCGGCCACCCCGGCCCGGCACGAGATCCAGCGGGCCGGAAACCGGGTTGTCGAGCAGATCACCCGCCCGACCGGCCTTATCGACCCCCAAATCGAGATCCGGCCGGTCGCGGGCCAAGTCGAGGATCTGAGGCGGGAAATCGAGGCTCGCGCCGTCCGGGGCGAGCGGACCCTGATCACGACCCTGACCAAGAAGATGGCCGAGGACCTGACCCGCTATCTCCACGAACAGGGACTGCGGGTGCGCTACCTCCATTCGGACATCGAGACGCTGGAGAGGGTCAAGATTCTGCGCGAGCTGCGGCGCGGCGGCTTCGATGCCCTGGTCGGGATCAACCTCCTGCGCGAGGGCCTGGACCTGCCCGAGGTCTCGCTCGTGGCGATCCTGGACGCCGACAAGGAGGGCTTCCTGCGCTCGTCCACGGCTCTCATCCAGACCTTCGGCCGGGCCGCCCGCAACATCAACGGGCGGGCCATTTTGTATGCCGCTCAGATCACGGACTCAATGAAGGCGGCCATCACCGAGACCGACCGCCGGCGGAGCCTGCAGGAAGCCTATAACCTGAAGCACGGCATCACCCCACAGTCCATCCGCAAGTCCATCGACGAGATCCTCTCCAGCGTCTACGAGCGGGACTACATCGACTACACCAAGATCGCCGAGGACAAGGACGCCTACATGTCGCCGCTCAAGCGGCAGAAGCGGATCGAAGAGCTGGACAAGCAGATGCGGGCTGCGGCCAAGGCCCTGGAATTCGAGAAGGCCGCCCGGCTGCGGGACGAGATCACCAAGCTCCGCAAGTACGACCTGGAGCTGCTGAATGATTAA
- a CDS encoding polymer-forming cytoskeletal protein — MARSDEILSGDSSPREIPSRASRLGPGLSLQAELSGKEDLVLQGNFKGLIGLEGADLYVDLKAEVEAEVEAANVYVYGALTGNIQATGRVFLAPTSRIKGNISAAQISIQEGAMFRGAIQMKPKGA; from the coding sequence ATGGCCAGAAGCGACGAGATCCTGAGCGGCGATTCGAGCCCTCGCGAAATCCCGAGCCGGGCCAGCCGTCTGGGTCCCGGGCTGTCCCTTCAAGCCGAACTCTCCGGAAAAGAGGATCTCGTCCTGCAGGGGAATTTCAAGGGGCTCATCGGGTTGGAAGGGGCCGATCTTTATGTCGACCTCAAGGCGGAAGTCGAGGCCGAGGTCGAAGCCGCCAACGTCTACGTCTACGGCGCCCTGACCGGAAACATCCAAGCCACGGGGCGCGTCTTCCTGGCCCCGACTAGCCGCATCAAGGGCAACATCTCGGCCGCCCAGATCTCGATCCAGGAAGGCGCGATGTTCCGCGGCGCCATCCAGATGAAGCCGAAGGGCGCCTAA